The window GCTTATCGACTCTTTTGGTCTGAATCGGATGGATTGCCGGGTTTAATCATAGACAAGTATGCGGATTGGTATGTTGTGCAATTCTTGACTTCGGGAGCCGACCGGAAAAGGAATGAAATTCTAGAGGTCTTAAAAGGAATCACCCAGAGCACAAACATCATCCTGCGCAACGATGCTCCAGTAAGACTCTTGGAAGGGTTATCCTTGACAAAAGAAAGTTTGAAAGAAGATTTTCCCTGTCGTCATCTCGTTTGCATGGAGGGGATCCCTATTTTGGTCGATCTTTATAATGGGCAAAAAACCGGTCTTTATTTAGACCAAGCCGCAAACTACAAGTTCATTTCACAAATAGCGAAGGGGAAAAGGGTCCTTGATTGTTTTTCCTATCAGGGATTATTTTCTATCTTTTGTGCTCGAGGAGGAGCACAATGCTGTGTTGCCGTTGATCAGTCCGCAGCCGCTATTGATATAGGAAAAGAAAATGCTTCACAACTTGGACTGCAAATTGAGTGGGTTTGTGAAAATGCTTTTGATTGGCTAAGGAAAAAAGAAAGGGAGAAAGAAAAATTCGATTTGATCATTCTCGATCCTCCCTCTTTTACTAAAACAAAAGTTCAAAAAGAATCGGCTTTCCGCGGCTATCATGAAATTCATTTGCGCGCCTTAAGATTGCTTGATTCAGGAGGTTTCTTGGCCAGCTTCTGTTGTTCACATCATATTACGATGGAAGAATGGAAGGAATTAATTTCCAGAGCTTGCTGGGAAACAAGCTCAAGGCTCCGTTACTTGGGCTGTTTGCCACAAAGCCCTGATCATCCCATCTTGTTCAATATTCCTGAAACAGAGTATCTTAAAGGGGTTCTAGCCCAGAAAATGGATTAAACCTAGCCTTTGATGATAAGGGGTGAGGAGAAATCCCCTAGATCAAGTATTTTAAGATTCCCCCCGAGGATGAGCTTTAAAATAACCCTAACCCGATCCCTGTACAAAGCTGTAAAGAAAATAAATGGATTGTTTTTGAATGGATAAGGACTTAATTTTAAAAAAGATACCCGTTGTCCTTGGAACTTAAAAAAAATATCAAGGAGCTGCCTTATGAATCTTCCTTCTCAATCCACTGATAAAAACCAGGCCTTACTTTTATGGTTTGACGAGATCAATATCAAGGATGTCCCGCTGGTAGGGGGTAAAAATGCTTCCCTTGGTGAGATGTATTCTCATCTTTGTTCTAAAGGGATAAAAGTTCCCCATGGTTTTGCCACGACGGCTAAAGCTTACCGGTTGTTCTTGTCCGAGAACAAACTTGAAGAGGAGCTTTCCCGAATCCTCTCCGATCTCAATCCGCGTGACCTTGAGAACTTGAGGGAAAGAGGAAGAAAGATCCGCTCTCTCATTATCGATTGTCCTTTACCCAAGGAGCTGGAAAAGGAAATACTCATGGCTTATTCAAAGCTCAGCGAGGAAGCCAAGCTTGAAGCGGTGGATGTTGCCGTTCGTTCTAGCGCAACCGCAGAGGACCTTCCCGGTGCCAGTTTCGCCGGTCAACAAGAGACTTATTTAAACATAAGAGGCAGGGATAATCTTTTGTCTTCGATCAAAAAATGCTTTGCCTCTTTGTTTACGGATAGAGCGATTTCTTATAGGACGGATATGGGTTTTGAACATACAAAAGTAGCCCTGTCTGTGGGTGTACAGCGCATGGTTCGGTCGGATCTCGCTTGTTCTGGGGTGATGTTTTCCATAGACACCGAGTCGGGATTTAATAACGTCGTTTTGATCAATTCCTCTTATGGATTGGGAGAAAATATCGTTCAAGGAATTGTCAATCCTGATGAATACTATGTTTTTAAACCCACCTTGATGAAAGGCTACAAGCCTATTTTACAAAAGAGATTGGGTGGCAAGGAACTAAAACTCGTTTACGATATCGGTGGAGAAAAAATCGTCAAAAACGTCCCCGTTCCTCCAGAGGAGAGGAAGAAATTTTCGTTAACCGACGAGGAAATCCTTACCCTTGCCCGGTGGGCTTGCATCGTTGAAGAACACTATTCAGAACTCAATGGAAGATTTACCCCGATGGACATGGAATGGGCAAAAGATGGTATAACGGGGGAGCTTTTTATGCTTCAAGCAAGGCCGGAAACGGTCCACAGGGGTAAAACGCGTAATTATATAGAATTTTATCGATTGAAAAGCACCGGCCCTGTGCTGATCGAAGGCAGAAGCGTAGGAGAAAAGATTGTTCATGGGAAAATTAAGGTCATAAGAAACATCGGACAGATTGACCAGTTCAAGGAGGGGAAAATTCTCGTTACCGAAAAGACCGACCCCGACTGGGAACCGATCATGAAGAAGGCAAGAGCGATAGTGACAAACCGGGGGGGAAGAACATGTCATGCGGCTATTGTCAGCCGAGAATTAGGTGTGCCGGCTATTGTAGGGACGGAACGGGCAACAGAAGTTCTCAAGGATGGCATGACCGTAACGGTAAGCTGTGCGGAGGGAGATGTAGGTAAGGTCTACGAAGGGGAGATTCCTTTTGAGATAGAAAAGGTAAACCTGGAAGAAATTCCCCGGCCTCGGACCAAGATCATGATGAACGTGGGAAATCCTGAAGAGGCCTTCGATCTCTCCTTTCTTCCCAATGATGGGGTAGGATTGGCCCGAGAAGAATTTATTTTGACCAATTATGTTCGAATCCATCCCATGGCCTTGGTTCATTTCGAAAAACTGAGGGAAGGTCCAGACAAGGAAAAAATTAGGGTGCTGACGGAAAATTATCCCCGTAAAACCGATTTCTTTGTAGAAAAGCTGGCCGAAGGCATTGGTATGATTGCTGCGGCTTTTTATCCCAAAGAAGTGATAGTTCGGTTAAGCGATTTTAAGACCAACGAATACGCCAACTTGATTGGGGGAGTGGATTTTGAACCCCAGGAACGCAACCCGATGATCGGTTTTCGAGGGGCATCGCGGTATTATAACCCGAGATACCAGGCAGGCTTTGCCTTAGAGTGCCAGGCCATTAAAAAGGTCAGAGAGACATTTGGGCTTGTAAACCTCAAGGTAATGGTTCCCGTGGTGAGGACGGTGGAAGAAGGAAAAAGGGTTATCGAGGAAATGGAAAAAAACGGGCTTAAAAAAGGAGAAAATGGCCTTGAAATTTACATGATGTGCGAGATCCCCAGCAATGTTATTCTGGCTGAAGAGTTTTGTGAAGTCTTTGATGGTTTTTCCATCGGTTCTAACGACTTGACCCAATTAGTCCTTGGATTGGATAGAGATTCCGAAATAGTGGCTTATCTATATGACGAACGTAACGAGGCGGTAAAACGCATGATTTCTTCTGTAATTAAGACGGCTAAAAGAAAAAAAAGAAAAATAGGGATCTGTGGGGAGGCCCCGAGTAATTATCCAGAATTTGCCGAATTCCTCGTGAGGGAAGGTATCGATAGTTTATCCTTAAGTGCGGATGTCATCATTAAGACTACTTTAAATATTTTGCAGTTAGAAAAAACTCTTTTCGGAGAGCAGGTTCCTAATCGCTAATAAAAATGGAAAATAGATTTGCCGATGAGATTTAGCTCTAAGCTCATCCTGGGAACTTATGGATTAAGGAATTTTCTCCCTCCCCAACGCGTTGCCCTTGTTGGCGCATCGGAAAAACCGGCAAC is drawn from Methylacidiphilum infernorum V4 and contains these coding sequences:
- a CDS encoding class I SAM-dependent rRNA methyltransferase; the protein is MSLVPTPFAGKVHLLKEGRHRILEGHVWIYRTEVSHYDPNIKDGDVVEVVAAGGQSLGVGLWNSQSQISVRIYSREKVPLNKEIIHCFLSKAFKYREKLFSGKDSNAYRLFWSESDGLPGLIIDKYADWYVVQFLTSGADRKRNEILEVLKGITQSTNIILRNDAPVRLLEGLSLTKESLKEDFPCRHLVCMEGIPILVDLYNGQKTGLYLDQAANYKFISQIAKGKRVLDCFSYQGLFSIFCARGGAQCCVAVDQSAAAIDIGKENASQLGLQIEWVCENAFDWLRKKEREKEKFDLIILDPPSFTKTKVQKESAFRGYHEIHLRALRLLDSGGFLASFCCSHHITMEEWKELISRACWETSSRLRYLGCLPQSPDHPILFNIPETEYLKGVLAQKMD
- the ppsA gene encoding phosphoenolpyruvate synthase encodes the protein MNLPSQSTDKNQALLLWFDEINIKDVPLVGGKNASLGEMYSHLCSKGIKVPHGFATTAKAYRLFLSENKLEEELSRILSDLNPRDLENLRERGRKIRSLIIDCPLPKELEKEILMAYSKLSEEAKLEAVDVAVRSSATAEDLPGASFAGQQETYLNIRGRDNLLSSIKKCFASLFTDRAISYRTDMGFEHTKVALSVGVQRMVRSDLACSGVMFSIDTESGFNNVVLINSSYGLGENIVQGIVNPDEYYVFKPTLMKGYKPILQKRLGGKELKLVYDIGGEKIVKNVPVPPEERKKFSLTDEEILTLARWACIVEEHYSELNGRFTPMDMEWAKDGITGELFMLQARPETVHRGKTRNYIEFYRLKSTGPVLIEGRSVGEKIVHGKIKVIRNIGQIDQFKEGKILVTEKTDPDWEPIMKKARAIVTNRGGRTCHAAIVSRELGVPAIVGTERATEVLKDGMTVTVSCAEGDVGKVYEGEIPFEIEKVNLEEIPRPRTKIMMNVGNPEEAFDLSFLPNDGVGLAREEFILTNYVRIHPMALVHFEKLREGPDKEKIRVLTENYPRKTDFFVEKLAEGIGMIAAAFYPKEVIVRLSDFKTNEYANLIGGVDFEPQERNPMIGFRGASRYYNPRYQAGFALECQAIKKVRETFGLVNLKVMVPVVRTVEEGKRVIEEMEKNGLKKGENGLEIYMMCEIPSNVILAEEFCEVFDGFSIGSNDLTQLVLGLDRDSEIVAYLYDERNEAVKRMISSVIKTAKRKKRKIGICGEAPSNYPEFAEFLVREGIDSLSLSADVIIKTTLNILQLEKTLFGEQVPNR